A single region of the Oncorhynchus keta strain PuntledgeMale-10-30-2019 chromosome 4, Oket_V2, whole genome shotgun sequence genome encodes:
- the LOC127916560 gene encoding uncharacterized protein LOC127916560 isoform X1, whose amino-acid sequence MLVGVGSFPCWLVFHPSHAGWCFILPIVVGVSSFPCWLVFHPSHAGWCWILPMLVGVGSFPCWLVFHPSHAGWCFILPMLVGVSSFPCWLVLDPSHAGWCWILPMLVGVGSFPCWLMFHPSHAGWCFILPMLVGVSSFPCWLVFHPSHAGWCFILPMLVGVGSFPCWLVFHPSHAGWCWILPMLVGVASFPCWLVLDPSHAGWCWILPMLVGVSSFPCWLVFHPSHAGWCWILPMLVGVGSFPCWLVFHPSHAGWCFILPMLVGVSSFPCWLVFHPSHAGWCFILPMLVGVSSFPCWLVFHPSHAGWCFILPMLVGVSSFPCWLVFHPSHAGWCWILPMLVGVSSFPCWLVFHPSHAGWCWILPMLVGVSSFPCWLVFHPSHAGWCFILPMLVGVGSFPCWLVFHPSHAGWCFILPMLVGVSSFPCWLVFHPSHAGWCFILPMLVGVSSFPCWLVLDPSHAGWCFILPMLVGVSSFPCWLVFHPSHAGWCWILPMLVGVGSFPCWLVFHPSHAGWCFILPMLVGVGSFPCWLVLDHSHAGWCFILPMLVGVSSFPCWLVFHPSHAGWCFILPMLVGVSSFPCWLVLDPSHAGWCYILPMLVGVSSFPCWLVFHPSHAGWCWILPMLVGVGSFPCWLVFHPSHAGWCFILPMLVGVSSYPCWLVLDPSHAGWCWIIPMLVGVSSFPCWLVFHPSHAGWCFILPMLVGVSSFPCWLVFHPSHAGWCWILPMLVGVGSFPCWLVLDPSHAGWCFILPMLVGVSSFPCWLVFHPSHAGWCFILPMLVGVGSFPCWLVFHPSHAGWCFILPMLVGVSSFPCWLVLDPSHAGWCWILPMLVGVSSFPCWLVFHPSHAGWCFILPMLVGVGSFPCWLVLDPSHAGWCFILPMLVGVGSFPCWLVFHPSHAGWCWILPMLVGVSSFPCWLVFHPSHAGWCFILPMLVGVGSFPCWLVFHPSHAGWCWILPMLVGVGSFPCWLVFHPSHAGWCFILPMLVGVGSFPCWLVLHPSHAGWCFILPMLVGVSSFPCWLVFHPSHAGWCFILPMLVGVSSFPCWLVFHPSHAGWCFILPMLVGVGSFPCWLVLDHSHAGWCFILPMLVGVSSFPCWLVFHPSHAGCCFILPMLVGVGSFPCWLVLDPSHAGWCWILPMLVGVGSFPCWLVLDPRCRFLWVYRGAISSQYQPSEVTGYMTMTHWYLGTILLYKDYLTNDSFFIFYDTVEEVCAAGLGFDCVCRGMVLVQGQKASIYKLVDM is encoded by the coding sequence atgctggttggtgttggatccttcccatgctggttggtgtttcatccttcccatgctggttggtgtttcaTCCTTCCCATAGTGGTTGGTGTTTcatccttcccatgctggttggtgtttcatccttcccatgctggttggtgttggatccttcccatgctggttggtgttggatccttcccatgctggttggtgtttcatccttcccatgctggttggtgtttcatccttcccatgctggttggtgtttcatccttcccatgctggttggtgttggatccttcccatgctggttggtgttggatccttcccatgctggttggtgttggatccttcccatgctggttgatgtttcatccttcccatgctggttggtgtttcatccttcccatgctggttggtgtttcatccttcccatgctggttggtgtttcatccttcccatgctggttggtgtttcatccttcccatgctggttggtgttggatccttcccatgctggttggtgtttcatccttcccatgctggttggtgttggatccttcccatgctggttggtgttgcatccttcccatgctggttggtgttggatccttcccatgctggttggtgttggatccttcccatgctggttggtgtttcatccttcccatgctggttggtgtttcatccttcccatgctggttggtgttggatccttcccatgctggttggtgttggatccttcccatgctggttggtgtttcatccttcccatgctggttggtgtttcatccttcccatgctggttggtgtttcatccttcccatgctggttggtgtttcatccttcccatgctggttggtgtttcatccttcccatgctggttggtgtttcatccttcccatgctggttggtgtttcatccttcccatgctggttggtgtttcatccttcccatgctggttggtgtttcatccttcccatgctggttggtgtttcatccttcccatgctggttggtgttggatccttcccatgctggttggtgtttcatccttcccatgctggttggtgtttcatccttcccatgctggttggtgttggatccttcccatgctggttggtgtttcatccttcccatgctggttggtgtttcatccttcccatgctggttggtgtttcatccttcccatgctggttggtgttggatccttcccatgctggttggtgtttcatccttcccatgctggttggtgtttcatccttcccatgctggttggtgtttcatccttcccatgctggttggtgtttcatccttcccatgctggttggtgtttcatccttcccatgctggttggtgtttcatccttcccatgctggttggtgttggatccttcccatgctggttggtgtttcatccttcccatgctggttggtgtttcatccttcccatgctggttggtgtttcatccttcccatgctggttggtgttggatccttcccatgctggttggtgttggatcattcccatgctggttggtgtttcatccttcccatgctggttggtgtttcatccttcccatgctggttggtgttggatccttcccatgctggttggtgttggatcattcccatgctggttggtgtttcatccttcccatgctggttggtgtttcatccttcccatgctggttggtgtttcatccttcccatgctggttggtgtttcatccttcccatgctggttggtgtttcatccttcccatgctggttggtgttggatccttcccatgctggttggtgttacatccttcccatgctggttggtgtttcatccttcccatgctggttggtgtttcatccttcccatgctggttggtgttggatccttcccatgctggttggtgttggatcattcccatgctggttggtgtttcatccttcccatgctggttggtgtttcatccttcccatgctggttggtgtttcatcctacccatgctggttggtgttggatccttcccatgctggttggtgttggatcattcccatgctggttggtgtttcatccttcccatgctggttggtgtttcatccttcccatgctggttggtgtttcatccttcccatgctggttggtgtttcatccttcccatgctggttggtgtttcatccttcccatgctggttggtgttggatccttcccatgctggttggtgttggatccttcccatgctggttggtgttggatccttcccatgctggttggtgtttcatccttcccatgctggttggtgtttcatccttcccatgctggttggtgtttcatccttcccatgctggttggtgtttcatccttcccatgctggttggtgttggatccttcccatgctggttggtgtttcatccttcccatgctggttggtgtttcatccttcccatgctggttggtgtttcatccttcccatgctggttggtgttggatccttcccatgctggttggtgttggatccttcccatgctggttggtgtttcatccttcccatgctggttggtgtttcatccttcccatgctggttggtgtttcatccttcccatgctggttggtgttggatccttcccatgctggttggtgttggatccttcccatgctggttggtgtttcatccttcccatgctggttggtgttggatccttcccatgctggttggtgtttcatccttcccatgctggttggtgttggatccttcccatgctggttggtgtttcatccttcccatgctggttggtgtttcatccttcccatgctggttggtgtttcatccttcccatgctggttggtgttggatccttcccatgctggttggtgtttcatccttcccatgctggttggtgttggatccttcccatgctggttggtgttggatccttcccatgctggttggtgtttcatccttcccatgctggttggtgtttcatccttcccatgctggttggtgttggatccttcccatgctggttggtgttgcatccttcccatgctggttggtgtttcatccttcccatgctggttggtgtttcatccttcccatgctggttggtgtttcatccttcccatgctggttggtgtttcatccttcccatgctggttggtgtttcatccttcccatgctggttggtgtttcatccttcccatgctggttggtgtttcatccttcccatgctggttggtgttggatccttcccatgctggttggtgttggatcattcccatgctggttggtgtttcatccttcccatgctggttggtgtttcatccttcccatgctggttggtgtttcatccttcccatgctggttgttgtttcatccttcccatgctggttggtgttggatccttcccatgctggttggtgttggatccttcccatgctggttggtgttggatccttcccatgctggttggtgttggatccttcccatgctggttggtgttgGATCCTCGGTGTCGTTTCCTTTGGGTCTATAGAGGAGCTATTTCTTCACAATACCAACCTTCTGAAGTGACTGGTTATATGACCATGACACACTGGTATCTAGGAACCATATTACTATATAAAGACTATTTAACCAATGATTCATTCTTTATTTTTTATGACACTGTAGAAGAGGTTTGTGCTGCTGGGCTTGGGTTTGATTGTGTCTGTCGCGGTATGGTATTAGTGCAGGGACAAAAAGCCTCTATCTACAAATTAGTGGATATGTAA
- the LOC127916560 gene encoding uncharacterized protein LOC127916560 isoform X2, with the protein MLVGVSSFPCWLVFHPSHAGWCFILPMLVGVSSFPCWLVLDPSHAGWCFILPMLVGVGSFPCWLVLHPSHAGWCWILPMLVGVGSFPCWLVFHPSHAGWCFILPMLVGVGSFPCWLVLDPSHAGWCFILPMLVGVSSFPCWLVFHPSHAGWCFILPMLVGVSSFPCWLVFHPSHAGWCFILPMLVGVSSFPCWLVFHPSHAGWCFILPMLVGVGSFPCWLVFHPSHAGWCFILPMLVGVGSFPCWLVFHPSHAGWCFILPMLVGVSSFPCWLVLDPSHAGWCFILPMLVGVSSFPCWLVFHPSHAGWCFILPMLVGVSSFPCWLVFHPSHAGWCWILPMLVGVSSFPCWLVFHPSHAGWCFILPMLVGVGSFPCWLVLDHSHAGWCFILPMLVGVSSFPCWLVLDPSHAGWCWIIPMLVGVSSFPCWLVFHPSHAGWCFILPMLVGVSSFPCWLVFHPSHAGWCWILPMLVGVTSFPCWLVFHPSHAGWCFILPMLVGVGSFPCWLVLDHSHAGWCFILPMLVGVSSFPCWLVFHPTHAGWCWILPMLVGVGSFPCWLVFHPSHAGWCFILPMLVGVSSFPCWLVFHPSHAGWCFILPMLVGVGSFPCWLVLDPSHAGWCWILPMLVGVSSFPCWLVFHPSHAGWCFILPMLVGVSSFPCWLVLDPSHAGWCFILPMLVGVSSFPCWLVFHPSHAGWCWILPMLVGVGSFPCWLVFHPSHAGWCFILPMLVGVSSFPCWLVLDPSHAGWCWILPMLVGVSSFPCWLVLDPSHAGWCFILPMLVGVGSFPCWLVFHPSHAGWCFILPMLVGVSSFPCWLVLDPSHAGWCFILPMLVGVGSFPCWLVLDPSHAGWCFILPMLVGVSSFPCWLVLDPSHAGWCCILPMLVGVSSFPCWLVFHPSHAGWCFILPMLVGVSSFPCWLVFHPSHAGWCFILPMLVGVSSFPCWLVLDPSHAGWCWIIPMLVGVSSFPCWLVFHPSHAGWCFILPMLVVVSSFPCWLVLDPSHAGWCWILPMLVGVGSFPCWLVLDPSHAGWCWILGVVSFGSIEELFLHNTNLLK; encoded by the coding sequence atgctggttggtgtttcatccttcccatgctggttggtgtttcatccttcccatgctggttggtgtttcatccttcccatgctggttggtgtttcatccttcccatgctggttggtgttggatccttcccatgctggttggtgtttcatccttcccatgctggttggtgttggatccttcccatgctggttggtgttgcatccttcccatgctggttggtgttggatccttcccatgctggttggtgttggatccttcccatgctggttggtgtttcatccttcccatgctggttggtgtttcatccttcccatgctggttggtgttggatccttcccatgctggttggtgttggatccttcccatgctggttggtgtttcatccttcccatgctggttggtgtttcatccttcccatgctggttggtgtttcatccttcccatgctggttggtgtttcatccttcccatgctggttggtgtttcatccttcccatgctggttggtgtttcatccttcccatgctggttggtgtttcatccttcccatgctggttggtgtttcatccttcccatgctggttggtgtttcatccttcccatgctggttggtgtttcatccttcccatgctggttggtgttggatccttcccatgctggttggtgtttcatccttcccatgctggttggtgtttcatccttcccatgctggttggtgttggatccttcccatgctggttggtgtttcatccttcccatgctggttggtgtttcatccttcccatgctggttggtgtttcatccttcccatgctggttggtgttggatccttcccatgctggttggtgtttcatccttcccatgctggttggtgtttcatccttcccatgctggttggtgtttcatccttcccatgctggttggtgtttcatccttcccatgctggttggtgtttcatccttcccatgctggttggtgtttcatccttcccatgctggttggtgttggatccttcccatgctggttggtgtttcatccttcccatgctggttggtgtttcatccttcccatgctggttggtgtttcatccttcccatgctggttggtgttggatccttcccatgctggttggtgttggatcattcccatgctggttggtgtttcatccttcccatgctggttggtgtttcatccttcccatgctggttggtgttggatccttcccatgctggttggtgttggatcattcccatgctggttggtgtttcatccttcccatgctggttggtgtttcatccttcccatgctggttggtgtttcatccttcccatgctggttggtgtttcatccttcccatgctggttggtgtttcatccttcccatgctggttggtgttggatccttcccatgctggttggtgttacatccttcccatgctggttggtgtttcatccttcccatgctggttggtgtttcatccttcccatgctggttggtgttggatccttcccatgctggttggtgttggatcattcccatgctggttggtgtttcatccttcccatgctggttggtgtttcatccttcccatgctggttggtgtttcatcctacccatgctggttggtgttggatccttcccatgctggttggtgttggatcattcccatgctggttggtgtttcatccttcccatgctggttggtgtttcatccttcccatgctggttggtgtttcatccttcccatgctggttggtgtttcatccttcccatgctggttggtgtttcatccttcccatgctggttggtgttggatccttcccatgctggttggtgttggatccttcccatgctggttggtgttggatccttcccatgctggttggtgtttcatccttcccatgctggttggtgtttcatccttcccatgctggttggtgtttcatccttcccatgctggttggtgtttcatccttcccatgctggttggtgttggatccttcccatgctggttggtgtttcatccttcccatgctggttggtgtttcatccttcccatgctggttggtgtttcatccttcccatgctggttggtgttggatccttcccatgctggttggtgttggatccttcccatgctggttggtgtttcatccttcccatgctggttggtgtttcatccttcccatgctggttggtgtttcatccttcccatgctggttggtgttggatccttcccatgctggttggtgttggatccttcccatgctggttggtgtttcatccttcccatgctggttggtgttggatccttcccatgctggttggtgtttcatccttcccatgctggttggtgttggatccttcccatgctggttggtgtttcatccttcccatgctggttggtgtttcatccttcccatgctggttggtgtttcatccttcccatgctggttggtgttggatccttcccatgctggttggtgtttcatccttcccatgctggttggtgttggatccttcccatgctggttggtgttggatccttcccatgctggttggtgtttcatccttcccatgctggttggtgtttcatccttcccatgctggttggtgttggatccttcccatgctggttggtgttgcatccttcccatgctggttggtgtttcatccttcccatgctggttggtgtttcatccttcccatgctggttggtgtttcatccttcccatgctggttggtgtttcatccttcccatgctggttggtgtttcatccttcccatgctggttggtgtttcatccttcccatgctggttggtgtttcatccttcccatgctggttggtgttggatccttcccatgctggttggtgttggatcattcccatgctggttggtgtttcatccttcccatgctggttggtgtttcatccttcccatgctggttggtgtttcatccttcccatgctggttgttgtttcatccttcccatgctggttggtgttggatccttcccatgctggttggtgttggatccttcccatgctggttggtgttggatccttcccatgctggttggtgttggatccttcccatgctggttggtgttgGATCCTCGGTGTCGTTTCCTTTGGGTCTATAGAGGAGCTATTTCTTCACAATACCAACCTTCTGAAGTGA